The Anaerolineae bacterium genome contains a region encoding:
- a CDS encoding cytochrome P450, with protein sequence MTSVQTAPLSPPTIAHSSASIGLSALLRILRGDFGGILPILEMMHREIGDVFQLNLPGFSPVVIAGPQALRQVLVDDRDAYLWRPNHDPVARLLRRGILVTDGEEHARLRRIMDPSSHRKHFIPRSRHLWQLTDRVVDTWQPGRRYDMLVEMRKLALLIFEDVFFSHDLLPELDAIWQPMLKTLAYISPGMWVLTGAGDPPRETRALNQHLFTLLRRRRTDPNPPDDLLTHLIQNLDDDELVRDQMLTMLIAGHDTSTALLTWTLYLLGQHRRWFDAVQEQIRDELGRQPPTPENVGRLTVLDQVIKESLRLYPPIHVGNRFTAREVELSGYRVPAGTRIMVSYYLVQRHAAYWEEAAAFRPERWQGEFRPAPFTYVPFGGGPRNCIGSAFAQLETRLVLARILQRYDLTLCNHRVSTYMGATLEPRPGVIMEVHPLT encoded by the coding sequence ATGACATCTGTTCAAACTGCGCCCCTCTCACCCCCGACCATCGCCCACTCGAGTGCCAGCATTGGCCTGTCGGCCTTGCTCCGAATCCTGCGAGGTGACTTTGGCGGCATTTTGCCCATCCTGGAGATGATGCATCGGGAGATCGGTGATGTCTTTCAACTCAATCTGCCAGGCTTCAGCCCGGTGGTGATTGCCGGTCCCCAAGCTTTGCGGCAGGTATTGGTAGACGATCGAGATGCTTACCTCTGGAGGCCCAATCATGACCCTGTGGCTCGGCTTTTGCGCCGCGGCATTTTGGTCACTGACGGCGAAGAGCATGCCCGCTTGCGCCGCATCATGGACCCCAGCAGCCATCGCAAGCATTTTATCCCTCGCTCTCGACACCTCTGGCAACTGACCGATCGAGTTGTTGACACCTGGCAGCCGGGCCGGCGCTACGACATGCTAGTGGAGATGCGCAAGCTAGCCTTGCTGATCTTCGAGGATGTGTTTTTCAGCCACGATCTGCTGCCTGAACTGGACGCCATTTGGCAGCCCATGCTCAAAACGCTGGCGTATATCAGCCCAGGTATGTGGGTATTGACTGGGGCCGGTGACCCGCCGCGCGAGACCCGGGCATTGAACCAACATCTTTTCACACTGCTGCGACGGCGTCGAACTGATCCTAACCCACCCGACGATCTGCTCACCCATTTGATACAGAATCTAGACGATGATGAGCTAGTGCGCGATCAGATGCTGACCATGCTCATTGCCGGGCACGATACCAGCACGGCGTTGCTAACCTGGACGCTCTATCTGCTGGGGCAACATCGGCGTTGGTTCGATGCCGTCCAAGAGCAGATCCGAGATGAGCTGGGGCGCCAACCGCCTACGCCGGAGAATGTGGGCCGGCTGACCGTGCTAGACCAGGTGATCAAGGAAAGCCTGCGCCTTTATCCACCCATCCACGTAGGCAACCGCTTCACCGCCCGAGAGGTGGAGCTGTCCGGATATCGAGTGCCGGCTGGGACCAGGATTATGGTCAGCTACTATCTGGTACAACGGCACGCGGCTTATTGGGAAGAAGCGGCTGCTTTCCGCCCAGAACGCTGGCAAGGGGAGTTCCGACCAGCGCCTTTCACCTATGTCCCCTTTGGCGGCGGGCCACGCAATTGTATCGGCAGCGCTTTCGCTCAACTGGAGACTCGGTTAGTGTTGGCCCGCATCCTGCAACGTTACGATCTTACCCTTTGTAACCACAGGGTCTCGACTTACATGGGCGCCACTTTGGAACCCCGGCCAGGGGTCATCATGGAAGTGCATCCTCTAACATGA
- a CDS encoding cyclase, with translation MPVFEYTFAVPASLEAVRAIYHDTRALKKLTPPPIFVQIHNYEPLDEGAKAEFTLWLGPLPLRWVAIHSDVSKHGFTDTQVQGPLARWRHVHRFIPVDARHTRISEYIEYEHKPGPWGWFTRLLFSKLGLWTLFTARRILTRWYLAKAGLR, from the coding sequence ATGCCCGTGTTCGAGTACACCTTCGCTGTGCCCGCTTCTCTGGAGGCGGTAAGGGCTATCTATCATGACACGCGAGCACTCAAGAAGCTGACCCCACCGCCTATCTTTGTTCAGATCCATAACTATGAGCCATTGGACGAAGGAGCCAAAGCCGAGTTTACATTGTGGTTGGGGCCTCTACCCTTGCGCTGGGTAGCGATACATAGCGACGTCAGCAAGCACGGTTTCACTGACACCCAGGTGCAAGGCCCGCTGGCCCGCTGGCGGCACGTTCATCGCTTCATACCTGTAGATGCTCGCCATACTCGCATCAGTGAGTACATCGAATACGAACACAAACCTGGCCCCTGGGGCTGGTTTACCCGGCTGCTGTTCAGTAAGCTAGGGCTGTGGACATTGTTCACAGCTCGACGGATCCTGACACGCTGGTATCTGGCCAAGGCCGGTTTGAGATAA
- a CDS encoding DNA photolyase family protein codes for MSTTIWWIRRDLRLTDNPALTAAVARGSPVIPCFIIDSQLIGSPNTGEKRRTFLLGGLVALAADLRARGGNLIIRQGDPLAELTRLQAESGATAIFAEADFSPYARSRDARVAAHLPLHLVSGPTVHHPANVRKSDGTPYTVFTSFKKAWLSLPLPTAVDLLPAPERLYTPTLASLPLPEVTPLAAFPPGEAEAQRRLQRFLAGPIAYYANARNRLDQDGTSQLSPYLRFGMLSARQAVVAALEAITAGSGEGTQSWLSELIWREFYVSILYHFPDAGRHSLRPQYEHIPWQNDPDDFAAWRAGFTGYPVVDAAMRQLAVTGWIHNRARMIVASFLAKDLLIDWRWGQRWFMDHLVDGDPAANIGNWQWTAGVGADATPYFRIFNPVVQSKKFDPQGHFIRRWLPELAAVPDLYIHAPWEMPIEVQKKSGCRIGRDYPVPIVDHHFARQRALRAYAQAWARGGK; via the coding sequence ATGAGCACCACTATCTGGTGGATTCGCCGAGATCTGCGTCTAACTGACAATCCCGCACTGACAGCGGCAGTCGCTCGAGGCAGCCCGGTGATCCCCTGCTTTATCATAGACTCCCAGTTGATAGGCAGCCCCAACACGGGTGAAAAACGTCGGACTTTCCTCCTAGGTGGCTTGGTGGCGTTAGCCGCCGACTTACGCGCCCGCGGCGGCAACCTAATCATTAGACAGGGCGACCCGTTGGCCGAATTGACGCGGCTACAAGCGGAAAGCGGGGCCACAGCTATCTTTGCAGAAGCCGATTTCTCGCCCTATGCCCGGAGCCGAGATGCCCGTGTAGCCGCGCATCTACCGCTGCATCTGGTAAGCGGGCCAACTGTACACCACCCTGCCAATGTGCGCAAGAGTGACGGCACACCCTATACCGTGTTCACATCTTTCAAGAAGGCTTGGCTATCGCTACCGCTTCCCACGGCCGTCGATCTGCTGCCTGCTCCCGAGCGCCTGTATACCCCTACGCTGGCTAGCCTTCCCCTACCGGAGGTGACACCACTTGCCGCTTTTCCACCAGGCGAAGCCGAAGCTCAACGTCGCCTGCAACGCTTTTTAGCCGGTCCCATTGCTTACTATGCTAACGCGCGTAACCGGCTGGATCAGGATGGCACCTCGCAACTTTCACCCTATCTGCGCTTCGGCATGCTCTCGGCCCGTCAGGCAGTAGTGGCTGCGTTAGAGGCAATAACCGCTGGCAGCGGCGAAGGTACTCAGAGCTGGCTCAGCGAGTTGATCTGGCGAGAGTTCTATGTAAGTATCCTTTACCATTTCCCAGACGCAGGCCGGCATAGTCTCCGTCCTCAATATGAACATATCCCTTGGCAGAATGATCCTGACGATTTCGCGGCCTGGCGGGCCGGCTTCACTGGCTATCCAGTGGTGGACGCGGCTATGCGCCAACTTGCTGTCACCGGTTGGATACACAACCGGGCCCGCATGATTGTGGCCTCATTTCTGGCCAAAGATCTGCTGATTGACTGGCGCTGGGGCCAACGCTGGTTCATGGATCACCTGGTGGATGGTGATCCTGCAGCCAACATCGGCAACTGGCAATGGACGGCCGGCGTGGGAGCTGATGCAACCCCCTACTTCCGCATCTTCAACCCAGTGGTCCAAAGCAAGAAGTTCGATCCTCAGGGACATTTTATCCGCCGCTGGCTACCTGAGCTGGCTGCCGTACCTGATCTATATATCCATGCACCGTGGGAGATGCCGATCGAGGTGCAGAAAAAGAGCGGCTGCCGTATCGGCCGTGATTATCCTGTGCCCATTGTGGACCACCATTTTGCTCGACAGCGTGCGCTACGTGCCTACGCCCAAGCATGGGCCAGAGGAGGCAAGTGA
- a CDS encoding DoxX family membrane protein, with protein sequence MRIKSTRLDYIDQILTSWMARNGVLLLRLSLGLVFFWFGVLKFFPGLSPAESLAGNTISSLSFGLIPPRMAVWILAAWETLIGLGLLSGRFLRETLLLLWLQMLGTLTPLLLFPEATFTVFPIAPTLEGQYIIKNLVLISAGIVIGATVRGGYLTPGLSASDSRLHQGEARDEHHYLVDSPRSASN encoded by the coding sequence ATGAGGATCAAATCAACTCGATTGGACTACATCGACCAGATTCTCACATCGTGGATGGCCCGGAATGGTGTGCTATTGCTTCGCTTAAGCTTAGGCCTTGTCTTTTTCTGGTTTGGTGTGCTCAAGTTTTTCCCCGGCCTGAGTCCCGCTGAGAGTCTGGCTGGCAATACTATCTCTTCGCTCTCCTTTGGCCTTATCCCGCCCAGGATGGCGGTGTGGATTCTGGCTGCCTGGGAGACCCTCATCGGCCTAGGGTTGCTCAGCGGTCGCTTCTTGCGGGAGACTCTTCTACTACTTTGGCTGCAGATGTTGGGCACTTTGACCCCTCTTTTGCTGTTTCCAGAGGCTACATTTACTGTGTTTCCCATCGCCCCGACATTGGAGGGCCAATACATCATTAAGAACCTGGTGCTGATTAGCGCCGGTATCGTGATTGGCGCCACAGTGCGAGGGGGATATCTAACGCCTGGCTTATCGGCTTCGGATTCGCGCTTGCACCAAGGTGAAGCGAGAGATGAGCACCACTATCTGGTGGATTCGCCGAGATCTGCGTCTAACTGA
- a CDS encoding tryptophan-rich sensory protein encodes MSIKTQQIVVILTTLFTLTINALSNALPLNGLTTDEISDRFQVYFVPAGYVFSVWGLIYIGMIAFTIYQALPTQRYNPRLEGVRGWFILSNLANAGWLFLWHYEQFPVTLLAMGTLLVSLIAIYLRLRLGRGMVPALERWSVDALFSIYLGWITVATIANVTAVLDYAGWNQFGLSDAVWMVVMLTVVAAVAWAMSLRERDWAYLAVLLWSLAGIGVKFPSEGAVTIATWTAFVVVGLALLWTVIRPQAGRLASA; translated from the coding sequence ATGAGTATCAAAACCCAACAGATCGTGGTCATCCTGACCACCCTTTTTACGTTAACTATCAATGCACTCTCTAACGCTCTGCCTCTGAACGGGCTGACCACCGACGAGATATCAGACCGCTTCCAGGTTTATTTCGTGCCTGCCGGCTACGTTTTCTCCGTCTGGGGGCTGATTTACATCGGCATGATCGCTTTTACTATCTATCAGGCCTTGCCTACCCAGCGGTACAATCCCCGCCTGGAAGGTGTGCGTGGCTGGTTCATCCTCTCTAACCTGGCCAATGCTGGCTGGCTCTTCCTCTGGCACTATGAACAGTTTCCAGTCACACTGCTGGCGATGGGAACGCTGCTAGTTTCTTTAATCGCCATTTACCTGCGCCTGCGATTGGGCCGGGGGATGGTTCCAGCCTTGGAACGCTGGAGTGTGGACGCGCTCTTCAGCATCTATCTGGGTTGGATTACTGTAGCTACTATCGCCAACGTCACGGCGGTGTTGGACTATGCCGGCTGGAACCAATTCGGCCTTAGCGACGCTGTGTGGATGGTTGTGATGCTGACCGTCGTCGCCGCAGTAGCCTGGGCCATGAGCTTGCGAGAGCGAGATTGGGCTTATCTGGCCGTGTTGCTATGGTCGTTGGCCGGCATCGGCGTCAAGTTCCCGTCCGAAGGGGCGGTTACTATAGCCACCTGGACGGCCTTTGTCGTGGTGGGGCTGGCCTTGCTGTGGACCGTTATCAGACCGCAAGCTGGCCGGTTGGCCTCAGCGTAA
- a CDS encoding NAD(P)/FAD-dependent oxidoreductase gives MTQRVIVVGAGIGGLSAAAELALAGYQVTVLEAHTYPGGCAGTFYYQGYRFDAGATLAGGFAPGMPLDILARRFGIDWQARQEAAAMQVHLTPGDSIVRWNKPDAWQEERLRQFGPQAEPFWEWQSRTAELLWDLAKLYPAWPPQSLADLAYNVSVGWHWLLLLTRSRRISRLPGLLRDALTNVCRRLPPSHSERLRRFVDAQLLISAQATSQRANALFAAAALDLSRTGVGHTPGGIGSIAWSLAEAINRLGGVVHYRQEVVRVRRTARDRWRVETRRGLVLEAEQVVFNLPPPNVVALLAEDAPSSLYRARIPKDGWGAFVLYLGVDASIVPSGPTLHHQLLLEGPVTAGNAFFLSFSPSWDESRAPAGRRALTISTHTSLDFWWQLYENDRIAYEQHKQAEINRILAAAERFLPGLRDATDLILSGTPVTFQRFTRRCRGWVGGYPQTHLLRTWSPRLGPGLWLVGDSIFPGQSIPAAVLGGLRVATYILQTMIRRSAGASFTSLTVDSDAYRRPSVITGVKP, from the coding sequence ATGACGCAGCGGGTCATTGTCGTTGGCGCCGGTATAGGCGGATTAAGTGCGGCTGCTGAGCTAGCTCTCGCCGGGTATCAGGTCACGGTGCTGGAAGCCCACACCTATCCCGGAGGGTGCGCGGGAACCTTTTATTACCAAGGTTATCGTTTTGATGCAGGCGCAACCCTGGCCGGAGGCTTTGCTCCGGGCATGCCTCTAGACATTCTAGCCCGCCGCTTCGGAATTGACTGGCAGGCCCGCCAGGAAGCCGCAGCTATGCAGGTCCATTTGACCCCGGGCGATAGCATCGTCCGCTGGAACAAACCTGATGCTTGGCAAGAAGAGCGCTTGCGCCAGTTTGGCCCTCAGGCGGAACCTTTCTGGGAGTGGCAAAGCCGCACAGCCGAACTGCTTTGGGATCTGGCCAAGCTGTACCCAGCCTGGCCACCTCAAAGCTTAGCCGATTTAGCTTACAATGTGTCGGTGGGATGGCACTGGTTACTTTTGTTAACCCGCTCGCGCCGAATCAGCCGGCTGCCGGGCCTATTGCGCGATGCGCTGACAAATGTATGCCGGCGCTTGCCACCGTCGCATTCCGAGCGCCTACGTCGCTTTGTAGACGCCCAATTACTTATTTCAGCCCAGGCTACAAGTCAACGGGCCAATGCTCTCTTTGCCGCTGCTGCCTTAGACCTCTCCCGCACAGGCGTAGGCCATACGCCAGGGGGGATAGGCAGTATTGCTTGGAGTCTAGCTGAGGCAATTAACCGGCTAGGCGGAGTCGTGCATTATCGTCAGGAAGTCGTCCGAGTACGTAGGACTGCCCGAGATCGCTGGCGGGTTGAGACAAGACGTGGCCTAGTTCTGGAAGCAGAACAAGTTGTCTTCAATCTGCCGCCACCTAATGTCGTCGCATTGCTAGCCGAAGATGCGCCCTCCAGCCTATATCGGGCGCGTATTCCTAAGGATGGTTGGGGAGCGTTTGTCTTATATCTAGGGGTGGATGCAAGCATCGTGCCTTCTGGGCCCACTCTACATCACCAACTGCTTCTGGAGGGGCCAGTTACCGCTGGGAATGCTTTCTTTCTCTCCTTCAGCCCCAGTTGGGATGAAAGCCGAGCACCAGCTGGCCGCCGCGCCCTTACTATCAGCACGCATACGTCGTTGGACTTCTGGTGGCAATTGTATGAAAATGACCGCATTGCCTATGAGCAGCACAAACAAGCGGAGATCAATCGGATCTTGGCCGCTGCGGAGCGCTTCTTGCCCGGCTTGCGAGATGCAACCGACCTGATCCTATCCGGCACGCCCGTAACGTTTCAACGCTTTACCCGCCGATGTCGAGGTTGGGTAGGCGGCTATCCGCAAACTCACTTGTTACGCACTTGGAGCCCACGGCTGGGGCCAGGCCTATGGCTTGTAGGTGATAGCATCTTCCCCGGCCAGTCTATACCTGCTGCAGTCCTAGGTGGTCTGCGCGTCGCTACCTACATCCTACAGACTATGATTCGGCGTTCTGCAGGAGCTTCGTTCACCTCGCTCACGGTGGACAGCGATGCATACCGCCGTCCATCGGTTATTACGGGGGTCAAACCATGA
- a CDS encoding MFS transporter, whose product MHSNRLLVIFVIVFIGLLGFGLILPLLPYYAETFGASPTQVGLLMASYAAMQLMGAPILGRMSDRFGRRPMLMLSLLGSVAGFILLGIAQSLWMLFLSRMVDGLTGGNISVAQAYIADVTEEKNRAKGFGLIGAAFGLGFIFGPVMGGLLSVYGFAVPAFAAAGLSFLAFLGVVFLLPESLDEERRQALAAKKSEEFTLKNLWIALNRPRVGPLLSIRFLFGLAFSGFQTIFPLYAQYQLKLDARMTGFVLTYVGVLVVLVQGIGIPWLSSRFSEQGLIISALATMAGALFLWAFTPNVPILLLVLVPLAGSGGVLNTLLNSALSKAVHPEEVGGMLGLSASLESLTRALAPAGAGYLLDTLGPWAPGVVGSLIIASVFVFAWWHLIANPAPAYAARKASMSPSAHRASTNERLNP is encoded by the coding sequence ATGCATAGCAATCGACTGCTTGTCATCTTTGTCATTGTTTTCATTGGGCTATTGGGTTTTGGCCTTATCCTGCCCCTACTGCCCTACTACGCCGAGACCTTTGGCGCCTCCCCTACACAGGTAGGCCTGCTGATGGCCTCTTATGCAGCTATGCAACTGATGGGCGCCCCCATTCTAGGCCGTATGTCTGATCGCTTTGGCCGACGGCCGATGCTCATGCTGAGCCTATTGGGGTCGGTAGCCGGCTTTATTCTGTTGGGCATAGCCCAATCGCTGTGGATGCTCTTTCTTAGTCGCATGGTTGATGGCCTCACAGGTGGCAACATCTCTGTTGCCCAGGCTTATATCGCCGATGTCACCGAGGAGAAGAACCGAGCTAAGGGTTTTGGCCTGATTGGTGCCGCCTTTGGCCTGGGCTTTATCTTTGGCCCCGTCATGGGTGGCCTGCTTAGTGTATACGGCTTTGCTGTGCCGGCCTTCGCTGCGGCCGGCCTATCTTTCCTTGCCTTTCTCGGCGTTGTTTTTCTTCTGCCTGAATCTTTGGACGAGGAACGACGACAAGCTCTGGCCGCCAAGAAGAGCGAGGAATTCACGCTTAAGAATCTATGGATTGCGCTCAATCGCCCTCGCGTCGGACCATTGCTTAGTATCCGTTTCCTTTTCGGACTGGCCTTCTCCGGGTTTCAGACCATATTTCCTCTCTATGCTCAATACCAACTGAAGCTTGACGCCCGAATGACCGGCTTTGTGCTCACCTATGTGGGTGTGCTGGTCGTGCTAGTTCAAGGCATAGGCATCCCATGGCTCTCCTCCCGCTTTTCAGAGCAAGGGCTGATCATCTCCGCGCTGGCGACAATGGCGGGGGCCCTATTCTTATGGGCGTTCACACCGAATGTGCCCATCCTCTTATTGGTGCTTGTACCTTTGGCCGGCTCTGGTGGCGTCCTGAACACCCTGCTCAACAGTGCTCTCAGTAAAGCTGTACATCCCGAGGAGGTGGGTGGCATGTTGGGTCTTTCTGCCTCACTAGAAAGCCTGACCCGAGCGTTGGCACCTGCTGGGGCTGGGTATTTGCTGGATACGCTAGGCCCCTGGGCGCCAGGGGTCGTAGGAAGCCTGATTATAGCTAGTGTCTTCGTTTTCGCCTGGTGGCACCTCATTGCCAATCCAGCGCCGGCCTACGCTGCGCGTAAGGCCTCTATGTCTCCGTCGGCGCATCGCGCTTCGACCAACGAGAGGCTAAACCCATGA
- the crtI gene encoding phytoene desaturase family protein, giving the protein MQTQRVIIIGSGFGGLAAGARLAARGYQVDIFEKLDKPGGRAYTFERDGFIFDGGPTVITAPFLFDELFEMAGRRRGDYVEFIPINPFYRIFDHQGRYFEYNDDIAYVQSQIERWNPADREGYRRFLDATRVIFQKGFVNLADKPFLYITDMLRVVPDLIRLQSYRSVYSYVAAFIQDEFLRRCFTFHPLLIGGNPFAASSIYAMIHYLEREWGVWYTRGGTGALVRALARLIEEQGGRFHFNAEVDEILVQNRHAVGVRLKDGSVHEADYIVSNADVPFTYMNLIRPQHRSLRNSDLRYQKLTKYSMSLVVIYFGTNRLYRDTPLVQHNIILSRRYKGLLDDIFAAKSLPKDFSLYLHVPTLTDPSLAPVGHEAFYVLSPVPHLGANIDWEQAARPYRDAIMQFLEDNYLPSLQQHIVIEHMIDPRYFRDCLNTYLGTGFSIQPVLTQSAWFRPHNRSEDIDNLYFVGAGTHPGAGLPGVVLSAKIVERLITHEKK; this is encoded by the coding sequence ATGCAGACCCAACGAGTCATCATCATTGGCAGTGGCTTTGGCGGGCTGGCGGCTGGCGCTCGCTTGGCTGCCCGTGGCTATCAAGTGGACATCTTCGAGAAGCTGGATAAGCCAGGCGGGCGGGCCTACACTTTCGAGCGAGATGGTTTTATCTTCGACGGCGGTCCCACGGTCATCACCGCACCCTTTCTCTTTGATGAACTTTTCGAGATGGCCGGCCGACGACGAGGGGATTATGTCGAGTTCATCCCTATCAACCCATTCTACCGTATTTTCGACCATCAGGGCCGTTATTTTGAGTACAACGACGACATCGCCTATGTGCAGTCGCAGATTGAACGCTGGAATCCAGCTGACCGGGAGGGCTATCGTCGTTTTCTTGACGCTACCCGGGTCATCTTTCAGAAAGGCTTCGTGAATCTGGCCGATAAGCCTTTCCTGTATATCACTGACATGCTCCGAGTAGTGCCTGATCTGATTCGATTACAATCCTACCGTTCAGTTTACAGCTATGTCGCTGCATTTATCCAGGACGAGTTTCTGCGCCGTTGCTTCACCTTCCATCCCCTGTTAATCGGTGGCAATCCCTTCGCTGCTTCCTCCATCTATGCTATGATCCACTATTTGGAACGGGAATGGGGCGTGTGGTACACCCGCGGCGGCACCGGGGCCTTGGTCCGAGCCTTGGCGCGTCTAATTGAAGAACAGGGGGGCCGTTTTCATTTTAACGCCGAGGTGGATGAAATCCTGGTGCAGAACAGGCATGCTGTGGGTGTTCGGCTGAAGGATGGCTCCGTGCATGAAGCGGATTATATTGTCTCCAACGCTGACGTGCCTTTCACCTACATGAACCTGATCCGGCCGCAGCATCGCAGTCTGCGCAACTCCGATCTTCGCTACCAGAAGCTGACCAAATATAGTATGTCGCTGGTGGTCATCTATTTTGGCACGAATCGCCTTTACCGGGATACGCCTCTTGTCCAGCATAACATTATCCTTAGCCGACGCTACAAGGGCCTATTAGATGACATCTTCGCCGCTAAATCTCTGCCTAAGGATTTCTCCCTTTACCTGCATGTGCCTACTCTCACCGATCCATCTCTAGCGCCTGTGGGACATGAGGCCTTTTATGTGCTCTCGCCCGTGCCACACTTGGGTGCGAACATTGACTGGGAGCAGGCTGCCAGGCCCTATCGTGACGCTATCATGCAATTCCTAGAGGACAACTATCTGCCTAGTCTGCAACAGCACATCGTCATCGAGCATATGATCGATCCCCGCTACTTTCGAGACTGCCTGAACACCTATTTGGGCACGGGCTTTTCCATCCAGCCAGTGCTCACCCAATCAGCCTGGTTCCGGCCGCATAATCGCTCTGAGGACATTGATAATCTCTATTTCGTTGGCGCAGGTACGCATCCGGGTGCCGGTCTCCCCGGCGTTGTCTTATCAGCCAAGATCGTCGAGAGGTTGATCACCCATGAAAAAAAGTAG
- a CDS encoding squalene/phytoene synthase family protein, whose protein sequence is MTTTSLQHWEHRLLAKALAGLEVSTPRQSYTLEQAYRHCEQITRAHSRTFFLATALMPRGKRQAIRALYAFCRVSDEAADQAVDPRSALATWQAQMADPEAIAQDPVLLAWDDTRRRFRIPDLYVQHLLEGIAQDLTTTRYQTFDELTYYCYGVASTVGLMSMHIIGYNGSEAVPYAIKLGVALQLTNILRDVGEDWQRGRLYLPLHELAAYNLTEEDIAAGRVDERWHAFMRFQIARARRLYAESLPGIAMLHPHGRFAVAAAAELYRGILDDIEAHNYDVFNRRAHVSDGAKLARLPGIWWRVKTNRYR, encoded by the coding sequence ATGACGACGACTTCTTTACAGCACTGGGAACATCGACTCCTGGCCAAAGCCTTGGCCGGGTTAGAAGTGTCGACGCCCCGCCAATCGTACACCCTTGAACAAGCCTACCGGCATTGCGAGCAGATCACCCGCGCTCATAGCCGCACCTTCTTTTTGGCCACCGCTCTCATGCCGCGGGGAAAGCGCCAAGCCATCCGAGCGCTCTATGCCTTCTGCCGTGTCAGCGATGAAGCTGCAGACCAGGCAGTAGATCCGAGAAGTGCGCTAGCCACCTGGCAAGCGCAGATGGCAGATCCTGAGGCTATAGCCCAAGACCCAGTGCTGCTGGCTTGGGATGACACTAGGCGTCGCTTCCGTATTCCAGATCTCTACGTCCAACACCTGCTAGAAGGCATCGCTCAAGATCTGACTACCACTCGCTACCAGACATTTGATGAGCTAACCTATTATTGCTATGGGGTAGCCTCTACGGTTGGGCTGATGTCTATGCATATTATCGGTTACAACGGAAGCGAGGCTGTGCCTTATGCCATCAAGCTAGGTGTGGCGCTCCAGCTCACCAACATCTTACGGGATGTAGGCGAGGATTGGCAGCGAGGTCGGCTATACCTGCCGCTGCATGAGCTAGCAGCCTACAACCTCACGGAGGAAGACATCGCTGCGGGCCGGGTGGACGAGCGCTGGCATGCCTTTATGCGCTTTCAGATCGCTCGAGCTCGCCGCCTTTATGCCGAGTCCTTACCCGGTATCGCCATGTTGCATCCTCATGGTCGCTTCGCCGTAGCCGCTGCCGCCGAACTTTATCGCGGCATCCTCGATGATATCGAAGCTCATAACTACGACGTATTTAACCGACGGGCTCACGTGAGCGATGGAGCTAAACTGGCACGGCTGCCTGGCATCTGGTGGCGAGTTAAGACCAATCGTTACCGATAG